In Oreochromis aureus strain Israel breed Guangdong linkage group 15, ZZ_aureus, whole genome shotgun sequence, a single genomic region encodes these proteins:
- the naa20 gene encoding N-alpha-acetyltransferase 20, whose amino-acid sequence MTALRPFTCDDLFKFNNINLDPLTETYGIPFYLQYLAHWPEYFIVAEAPGGELMGYIMGKAEGSVAREEWHGHVTALSVAPEFRRLGLAAKLMEMLEEISERKGGFFVDLFVRVSNQVAVNMYKRLGYSVYRTVIEYYSASNGEPDEDAYDMRKALSRDTEKKSIIPLPHPVRPEDIE is encoded by the exons ATGACAGCTCTGCGGCCGTTCACATGCGATGATTTGTTTAAATTCAACAATAT AAACCTGGATCCTCTCACAGAGACT TATGGGATCCCGTTTTACCTGCAGTACCTCGCTCACTGGCCGGAGTACTTTATTGTTGCTGAGGCTCCTGGAGGAGAACTGATGGGCTACA TTATGGGGAAGGCGGAGGGATCTGTGGCTCGCGAGGAGTGGCACGGCCATGTCACCGCTCTGTCCGTGGCCCCGGAGTTTCGACGGCTTGGCCTGGCTGCCAAACTCATGGAAATGCTGGAGGAGATCTCAGAGAG GAAAGGCGGATTCTTCGTGGATCTGTTCGTACGAGTGTCCAACCAGGTGGCAGTGAACATGTACAAACGTCTGGGCTACAGCGTGTACAGGACAGTCATAGAGTATTACTCTGCCAGCAATGGAGAGCCAGATGAAGATGCTTATG ACATGAGGAAAGCTCTGTCCAGAGACACGGAGAAGAAGTCTATCATCCCACTGCCGCACCCCGTCAGACCCGAGGACATCGAATAA